The Pseudomonas nunensis genome includes the window GCTGGAGATCATCAACGTCAGCAAGGGTTTTCCCGGTGTGGTGGCCTTGTCCGATGTGCAGCTGCGGGTGCGCCCCGGTTCGGTGCTGGCCCTGATGGGCGAGAACGGCGCGGGCAAATCGACCCTGATGAAAATCATCGCCGGCATCTACCAGCCGGACGCCGGCGAGATTCGCCTGCGGGGCAAACCGGTGGTGTTCGACACGCCGCTGTCGGCGCTCCAGGCCGGGATCGCGATGATCCACCAGGAACTCAACCTGATGCCGCACATGAGCATCGCCGAAAACATCTGGATCGGTCGTGAGCAGCTCAACGGCCTGCACATGATCGACCATCGCGAAATGCATCGCTGCACCGCGAAACTGCTGGAACGCCTGCGCATCAACCTCGATCCGGAAGAGCAGGTCGGCAACTTGAGCATCGCCGAGCGGCAGATGGTCGAGATCGCCAAAGCCGTGTCCTACGACTCCGACGTGCTGATCATGGACGAACCGACTTCGGCCATCACCGACAAGGAAGTGGCCCACCTGTTCTCGATCATTGCCGACCTCAAGAGTCAGGGCAAAGGCATCATCTATATCACCCACAAAATGAATGAAGTGTTTGCCATCGCCGATGAAGTGGCGGTGTTTCGCGACGGTGCCTACATCGGCCTGCAACGGGCCGACAGCATGGACGGCGACAGTCTGATTTCGATGATGGTCGGCCGCGAGCTGAGCCAGTTGTTCCCGGTGCGCGAAAAGCCGATTGGCGATTTGCTGCTGTCGGTGCGCGACCTCAAGCTCGACGGGATTTTCAAAGGTGTGTCCTTTGACCTGCATGCCGGGGAGATCCTCGGGCTTGCCGGGTTGATGGGCTCCGGGCGGACCAACGTCGCCGAAGCGATTTTCGGCATCACCCCCAGCGACGGCGGCGAGATTCGCCTCGACGGCGAGGTGGTGCGCATCAGCGACCCGCACATGGCGATCGAGAAGGGCTTCGCGCTGCTGACCGAGGATCGCAAGCTCAGTGGCCTGTTCCCGTGCCTGTCGGTGCTGGAAAACATGGAAATGGCCGTGCTGCCGCATTACGCCGGTCACGGCTTCATTCAGCAGAAAGCCCTGCGGGTGCTGTGCGAAGACATGTGCAAGAAGCTGCGGGTCAAGACCCCGTCGCTGGAGCAGTGCATCGACACGCTGTCCGGCGGTAATCAGCAGAAAGCCTTGCTGGCACGCTGGCTGATGACCAATCCACGGATCCTGATCCTCGACGAGCCGACCCGTGGCATCGATGTCGGCGCCAAGGCCGAGATCTATCGACTGATCTCCTACCTCGCCAGCGAAGGCATGGCGGTGATCATGATTTCCTCGGAACTGCCGGAAGTGCTCGGCATGAGCGACCGGGTGATGGTCATGCACGAGGGCGACCTGATGGGCACCCTCGACCGCAGCGAAGCGACCCAGGAACGGGTGATGCAACTGGCCTCGGGCATGTCCGCGGTTCACTAATTGATGTTGGCGGTGGCTGCGGCCAGCGCTGGCGACGCGATAAAAGGGTGAGTGGTTATGAACGCGATACTGGAAAACAAGCCAGCAACGGCACCGACCAAGAGTCGTCGGCGCTTTCCGACCGAGTTGAGCATCTTCCTGGTGCTGATTGGCATCGGCCTGGTGTTTGAGGTGTTCGGCTGGATCGTGCGCGACCAGAGTTTCCTGATGAACTCCCAGCGTCTGGTGCTGATGATCCTGCAAGTGTCGATCATCGGCCTGCTGGCAATCGGCGTGACCCAGGTGATCATCACCACCGGTATCGATTTGTCCTCCGGCTCGGTGCTGGCGCTGTCGGCAATGATTGCCGCCAGCCTGGCCCAGACTTCGGACTTTGCCCGGGCGGTGTTCCCGTCGCTGACCGACTTGCCGGTGTGGATACCGGTGATTGCCGGGCTCGGGGTCGGACTGCTGGCGGGGGCGATCAACGGCAGCATCATCGCAGTGACCGGGATCCCGCCGTTCATCGCCACCCTCGGCATGATGGTGTCGGCCCGTGGATTGGCGCGCTATTACACCGAAGGCCAACCGGTGAGCATGTTGTCCGATTCCTACACCGCCATCGGCCACGGCGCCATGCCGGTGATCATCTTCCTGGTGGTGGCGGTGATCTTCCACATCGCCCTGCGTTACACCAAGTACGGCAAATACACCTACGCCATCGGCGGCAACATGCAGGCGGCGCGGACCTCCGGGATCAACGTCAAGCGGCATCTGGTGATCGTCTACAGCATCGCCGGGTTGCTTGCAGGTCTGGCTGGCGTGGTGGCCTCGGCCCGAGCGGCGACCGGGCAAGCCGGGATGGGCATGTCCTATGAACTGGATGCGATTGCCGCGGCAGTGATCGGCGGCACCAGCCTGGCGGGCGGGGTAGGGCGCATCACCGGCACCGTGATCGGCGCGCTGATTCTCGGGGTGATGGCCAGCGGCTTTACCTTTGTCGGGGTCGATGCGTATATTCAGGACATCATCAAGGGGCTGATCATTGTGGTGGCGGTGGTCATCGACCAGTACCGCAACAAGCGCAAACTCAAACGCTGAAACCGCAATAAACAGCAAAATGCGCCACGCCTGACCCGCGTGGCGCAGCCGTTTGTCTTCTATATACAGCCGCTGGACTGAATTTCTTGCTATAAACGCACTCCGATAACCACCACAACGGCTGCCATAGAGCACTTTCCGGGTGTTGTCGGACAAATTCGCTGTCTTTTCAGTTGCTGAGGCCTCAAGTCGGCCTTAGACTGCCGCCCCTCGTAAATTGAGTGCCGGGTGGCGCTTGGAATACATGGCGCCTTTCCGACGGCCGACGAGGTCCGACGGAACGCTCCCTAATTCGCCTTAATGCACGTTTTTTTATAGAGATATCAATGACAAAGGACAAGTTGCTGGCCATGCCGGCGGATGACTACATGAATGCCGAGCAACATGCTTTTTTCTACGAGCTGTTGCAGAACATGAAAGTCGAAACCCACGAGCGCATCGAACAGAACCGCATCGCCATCGAAAGCCTGGACACCCCGGCTGACCC containing:
- a CDS encoding sugar ABC transporter ATP-binding protein, whose protein sequence is MFASATASSTPLVGIQPTATPVDEPYLLEIINVSKGFPGVVALSDVQLRVRPGSVLALMGENGAGKSTLMKIIAGIYQPDAGEIRLRGKPVVFDTPLSALQAGIAMIHQELNLMPHMSIAENIWIGREQLNGLHMIDHREMHRCTAKLLERLRINLDPEEQVGNLSIAERQMVEIAKAVSYDSDVLIMDEPTSAITDKEVAHLFSIIADLKSQGKGIIYITHKMNEVFAIADEVAVFRDGAYIGLQRADSMDGDSLISMMVGRELSQLFPVREKPIGDLLLSVRDLKLDGIFKGVSFDLHAGEILGLAGLMGSGRTNVAEAIFGITPSDGGEIRLDGEVVRISDPHMAIEKGFALLTEDRKLSGLFPCLSVLENMEMAVLPHYAGHGFIQQKALRVLCEDMCKKLRVKTPSLEQCIDTLSGGNQQKALLARWLMTNPRILILDEPTRGIDVGAKAEIYRLISYLASEGMAVIMISSELPEVLGMSDRVMVMHEGDLMGTLDRSEATQERVMQLASGMSAVH
- a CDS encoding ABC transporter permease, translated to MNAILENKPATAPTKSRRRFPTELSIFLVLIGIGLVFEVFGWIVRDQSFLMNSQRLVLMILQVSIIGLLAIGVTQVIITTGIDLSSGSVLALSAMIAASLAQTSDFARAVFPSLTDLPVWIPVIAGLGVGLLAGAINGSIIAVTGIPPFIATLGMMVSARGLARYYTEGQPVSMLSDSYTAIGHGAMPVIIFLVVAVIFHIALRYTKYGKYTYAIGGNMQAARTSGINVKRHLVIVYSIAGLLAGLAGVVASARAATGQAGMGMSYELDAIAAAVIGGTSLAGGVGRITGTVIGALILGVMASGFTFVGVDAYIQDIIKGLIIVVAVVIDQYRNKRKLKR